One genomic window of Methanosarcina acetivorans C2A includes the following:
- a CDS encoding S-layer protein domain-containing protein produces MKKASLQIFTAILALGLLFSGTAAAVPSISGDVNPNQNSTVTGTVGDTQDFTIPLNESADVIWTVNGSDTTRSTDSSNISTLSHEIQSGSYQITASIDGVGQIAAWNVTGTEGAPVITLSDPSSSSVSDNVGDSRTFTATVSRTSDMTWSLDGVDVQTNSSVDSSSYTNSSAVEGTHTLTVNAVDGNGTAAESKSWTWTVSSSSSSGDDEIDVEIDPSDDTIEMSEGESQTFYVNATDSPSYINVEWFVNNETEASKTEDGVTSSSYDFEPDTSGTYNIEAVVTDPDDNYDSVTKTWNVTVQSKYYLSGNRIWDEDLGLSTTYTWNAQSYSGFYYDLDSGESSEEMTITDIGRNIDEGDIEYITKPTETDFEYNDWGSYQIIGFMAEKYFAGYTDNTTVDDVDDVSLISDGVLSKILIDSDDKESAYTGDSFELEDGYALDIVEVDVNGEIVWVQLEKDGDVVDDNFIASGQDYVYKTEIGDAEDVPIIIIHFGTVFQSTEISAVYIQGIFQISDTYLELENGDSYGEMEVTSLSSDQIKMKNEDDISLDKGDTIDLMGKIQIQVADDNTLRFAPVLDTSEEGTYELRGTVYDEDEDNSLPTWTPYNFEGFYYNIDEGIGTEEMAIEELNDREIPDGKLVYTSTPQEVEFEHDEWGNFTVVGFMAEKYFAGYPDDTVDGQIDDVSLLSDNVLSKVLTDSDDKESMNSGSALVLEEGYSLNILEVDVNGEIVWVQLEKDGDVVDDNFIASGDDYIYETELGDAEDVPIIIVHFGTVFAGEETSAVFTQGIFQISDEYIEINNGDSFDEMEISSVSESGITMKNDDDIGLDDDETIDIMGDVKFKTADDSTLRFYPFVEVETGSDASRELSISVPDDIIVGDTFDIEVTAEDEPVEGVTVKVNTSTIGETDADGLVEYTAEEVGTFKITATKDDYTTANKNMEVNVEKEKMSLNVSPETVYVGDTITIEALKTIGGDPIEGANVSVDGDLIGETDSDGQITYTTEEVGKIKISASGEGFIDKSTEVNVKDYEAIFEFSNLVVDPIEVTAGKEATITIDAENTGNAAGEYDVELIVNDSSVDSQQISLDVGQSTTVTFEHIEEAPGSYTVEIEGQEATYTVKEKSSILLYALIAIILLLGGGIAYMFTKGGMDASALQAKMDELIRSVKK; encoded by the coding sequence ATGAAAAAAGCTAGTCTACAAATTTTCACAGCAATTCTGGCGCTGGGGCTACTATTCAGCGGGACTGCGGCTGCAGTTCCATCCATATCAGGAGATGTCAACCCCAACCAGAATTCTACAGTTACAGGAACGGTAGGAGATACTCAAGACTTCACCATTCCTTTAAACGAAAGCGCTGATGTTATATGGACTGTAAATGGTTCGGACACAACAAGATCAACTGATTCAAGCAATATTTCAACTCTCAGTCACGAAATCCAGTCGGGGTCGTACCAGATAACAGCTTCCATAGACGGTGTAGGGCAAATAGCAGCCTGGAACGTAACCGGAACAGAAGGAGCTCCTGTGATCACTTTATCCGACCCTTCATCGTCAAGTGTCAGCGATAATGTAGGAGATTCAAGAACGTTCACCGCGACTGTGAGCCGGACATCGGATATGACTTGGTCCCTTGATGGTGTTGATGTTCAAACAAACTCATCTGTAGATTCGTCTTCATATACTAACAGTTCTGCAGTAGAGGGTACACACACACTCACAGTGAACGCAGTAGATGGAAACGGAACTGCAGCAGAATCAAAGTCCTGGACATGGACAGTGTCCTCCTCCTCATCATCAGGAGACGATGAAATAGATGTAGAAATTGATCCTTCCGATGACACAATTGAGATGTCTGAAGGAGAATCCCAGACTTTCTATGTCAATGCTACAGACAGTCCGAGTTATATCAACGTTGAGTGGTTTGTCAACAATGAAACGGAAGCAAGTAAAACCGAAGATGGCGTAACTTCTTCTTCATACGATTTTGAACCAGATACTTCTGGCACCTACAATATTGAAGCAGTGGTCACGGACCCTGACGATAATTATGATTCGGTTACAAAAACCTGGAATGTGACAGTCCAGTCCAAGTACTATTTAAGCGGGAACAGGATCTGGGATGAAGACCTCGGGCTGTCCACCACATACACATGGAATGCCCAGAGTTACTCAGGCTTCTACTATGACCTTGATTCCGGGGAGTCTTCCGAAGAGATGACAATCACGGATATAGGCAGAAACATAGATGAAGGGGACATCGAGTACATCACAAAACCTACCGAAACCGACTTTGAATACAATGACTGGGGTTCGTACCAGATAATAGGGTTTATGGCAGAGAAATACTTCGCAGGCTACACTGACAACACCACAGTTGACGATGTGGACGACGTAAGCCTGATATCCGACGGAGTACTTTCCAAGATCCTTATTGACAGTGATGATAAAGAGTCCGCATATACAGGAGACTCCTTTGAACTTGAAGATGGTTATGCCCTTGACATCGTAGAAGTCGATGTTAATGGGGAAATCGTCTGGGTCCAGCTTGAAAAGGACGGAGACGTAGTTGACGACAATTTCATAGCCTCAGGCCAGGACTACGTCTATAAAACCGAAATAGGAGATGCAGAAGACGTACCTATAATCATTATCCACTTTGGAACAGTCTTCCAAAGTACTGAAATCTCTGCAGTCTACATACAGGGGATCTTCCAGATTTCGGATACTTATCTGGAACTTGAAAACGGAGATTCCTACGGGGAAATGGAAGTAACGTCCCTCAGCAGCGATCAAATAAAAATGAAGAATGAGGATGATATAAGCCTTGATAAGGGCGACACAATTGACCTTATGGGCAAGATACAGATTCAGGTGGCTGATGACAATACATTGCGCTTTGCCCCGGTCCTTGATACCTCTGAAGAAGGGACTTACGAACTGCGCGGAACTGTCTATGATGAAGATGAAGATAACTCTCTCCCAACCTGGACTCCCTACAACTTTGAAGGTTTCTATTACAACATAGATGAGGGAATAGGAACCGAAGAGATGGCAATCGAAGAACTGAATGACAGGGAAATCCCTGACGGAAAACTGGTCTACACATCCACACCTCAGGAAGTTGAGTTTGAACACGACGAGTGGGGCAATTTCACAGTTGTCGGGTTCATGGCAGAAAAATACTTTGCAGGATATCCCGATGATACCGTCGACGGACAAATTGACGATGTGAGCCTTCTTTCGGACAATGTCCTTTCCAAAGTCCTTACAGACAGCGACGACAAAGAGTCCATGAATTCAGGTTCTGCCCTTGTGCTTGAGGAAGGCTATTCCCTGAACATCCTGGAAGTCGATGTTAATGGGGAAATCGTCTGGGTCCAGCTTGAAAAAGACGGAGACGTCGTTGACGACAATTTCATTGCATCGGGCGATGACTACATCTACGAAACCGAACTTGGGGATGCAGAAGACGTACCCATAATCATTGTCCACTTCGGTACGGTTTTTGCAGGTGAAGAAACCTCTGCAGTCTTCACACAGGGAATCTTCCAGATCTCGGACGAGTACATTGAAATCAATAACGGAGATTCCTTCGATGAGATGGAGATCAGCAGCGTCTCGGAAAGCGGCATCACAATGAAGAACGATGACGACATCGGGCTTGATGATGACGAAACCATTGACATAATGGGTGATGTCAAGTTCAAGACAGCTGATGACAGCACTCTCAGGTTCTACCCCTTCGTTGAAGTCGAAACTGGAAGTGATGCCAGCAGGGAACTCTCGATAAGCGTGCCTGATGATATTATTGTAGGCGACACTTTTGATATCGAGGTGACTGCAGAAGACGAACCGGTAGAAGGTGTCACTGTAAAGGTCAACACATCCACAATAGGCGAAACCGATGCTGATGGACTTGTTGAGTACACTGCCGAAGAGGTAGGTACTTTCAAGATAACCGCAACAAAGGACGACTACACCACCGCAAACAAGAATATGGAAGTTAATGTTGAAAAAGAGAAGATGAGCCTCAATGTTTCTCCCGAAACTGTGTATGTGGGAGATACGATAACCATAGAAGCTTTAAAAACAATCGGAGGAGATCCGATTGAAGGTGCAAACGTCTCAGTCGATGGTGATCTGATTGGAGAAACCGACTCCGACGGACAGATCACTTACACCACGGAAGAAGTCGGGAAAATAAAAATAAGCGCCAGTGGAGAGGGCTTCATTGACAAAAGTACTGAAGTCAATGTAAAGGACTATGAAGCTATCTTCGAGTTCTCGAACCTGGTAGTTGATCCGATAGAGGTTACAGCCGGAAAGGAGGCAACAATCACTATTGATGCCGAAAACACGGGGAATGCTGCAGGAGAATATGATGTTGAACTGATTGTAAACGACAGTTCGGTTGATTCCCAGCAGATCTCCCTTGATGTGGGACAAAGCACAACAGTAACCTTTGAACACATCGAAGAGGCCCCAGGCTCCTATACTGTCGAAATAGAAGGCCAGGAAGCCACCTATACGGTAAAAGAGAAGTCTTCTATCCTACTTTATGCCCTGATAGCTATTATCCTGTTACTGGGCGGTGGGATAGCTTACATGTTTACCAAAGGTGGCATGGATGCTTCAGCCTTGCAGGCAAAGATGGATGAACTCATCAGGTCTGTAAAAAAGTAA
- the thiL gene encoding thiamine-phosphate kinase, with protein MKETKVYSIGERALISRLSGIFNTPEGKERGQEGILVGAGSDDCAVLDLKGEDCLVVTTDMLHRTTDFPPEMTPWQMGWMSAAVNLSDIAAMGAEPTGLLMAIGIPADTEIAFIEELAKGIQACAEFCETAVIGGDLDTHAELTITGTALGRVKKSHLLLRKGAKPGDLVCVTGHTGSAGAALEAIQSKKSVSENVLKALFEPVPRTKEARKLAESEAVTSMMDTSDGLAMSLYDLARQSKVGFRIREEALPILPEVEDFTSDPDELLEFALYTGGDFELIFTVDPGRLKKVQNICNLTIIGECTKYDTGIALESPEFRLTNIEQRGYLQLKAENS; from the coding sequence ATGAAAGAAACAAAAGTATATTCAATCGGAGAGCGCGCTCTAATCTCCCGCTTATCTGGGATTTTCAATACCCCTGAAGGAAAGGAAAGAGGACAGGAAGGAATCCTTGTAGGTGCCGGTTCCGATGACTGTGCCGTCCTTGACCTGAAAGGTGAAGACTGTCTGGTTGTCACGACCGATATGCTGCACAGGACTACGGATTTTCCTCCGGAAATGACCCCCTGGCAGATGGGCTGGATGTCCGCAGCCGTAAACCTGAGCGATATCGCAGCCATGGGTGCAGAGCCAACAGGCCTCCTTATGGCAATAGGCATACCTGCAGATACTGAAATTGCTTTTATCGAAGAACTTGCAAAAGGCATACAGGCATGCGCCGAATTCTGCGAAACTGCTGTTATCGGAGGTGACCTCGATACTCACGCAGAACTAACAATTACAGGGACAGCTCTCGGAAGAGTTAAAAAAAGCCATCTTCTCCTGCGAAAAGGGGCAAAACCCGGAGATCTTGTCTGTGTCACAGGACATACAGGATCAGCCGGAGCCGCCCTTGAAGCGATTCAATCAAAAAAGTCAGTCAGCGAAAACGTCCTGAAGGCTCTTTTTGAACCCGTTCCCCGCACCAAGGAAGCCCGGAAACTTGCGGAGTCGGAGGCAGTTACATCCATGATGGATACAAGTGACGGCCTTGCCATGTCTCTCTACGACCTTGCCAGGCAGAGTAAGGTGGGTTTCCGGATCCGGGAAGAAGCTCTTCCAATCCTCCCGGAAGTCGAAGATTTTACTTCGGACCCTGACGAACTGCTGGAATTTGCCCTTTACACAGGTGGAGACTTCGAACTCATTTTTACAGTTGACCCGGGACGGCTGAAAAAAGTACAAAATATATGTAACTTGACTATCATAGGAGAATGCACAAAGTACGATACCGGTATTGCGCTCGAATCCCCGGAATTCAGGCTGACAAATATAGAACAGCGGGGATACCTGCAGCTGAAAGCCGAAAACAGTTAA
- a CDS encoding anaerobic ribonucleoside-triphosphate reductase activating protein, translated as MVTSMKVNYAGTVPLSTLDWTGKSAVTIFFRGCPLRCPYCQNYPYLEGAGLVELDFLKEQIKISKPFVSAVVFSGGEPLMQEAIIPLAEFAKILGLAVGVHTNGCYPERAAELVERKLVDKFFIDVKAPLDDPELYGKVSGWVEYKGASVAVKRNPEEIAAAVAKTIETADTSDLELELRTTVIRDFIGNEKEISRIAVWISEHVKNKEVTYVLQQGIPEHSLEEKLRKNRVLEREKLLELGKIAKGFLEKVRIRTREEGEEII; from the coding sequence ATGGTAACTTCTATGAAGGTAAACTACGCAGGCACTGTCCCGCTTTCAACCCTTGACTGGACAGGAAAATCTGCGGTCACAATCTTTTTTAGGGGATGCCCCCTCCGCTGCCCTTACTGCCAGAACTATCCCTATCTTGAAGGAGCGGGTCTGGTAGAACTTGATTTTCTGAAAGAGCAGATCAAAATATCGAAACCTTTTGTAAGTGCAGTTGTTTTTTCAGGAGGAGAACCCCTTATGCAGGAAGCTATAATTCCCCTTGCAGAGTTTGCAAAAATTCTCGGGCTTGCGGTAGGGGTCCATACAAACGGTTGTTACCCCGAAAGAGCAGCCGAACTGGTCGAGCGAAAACTGGTTGATAAGTTCTTTATCGACGTAAAAGCCCCTCTTGACGACCCGGAGCTTTACGGAAAAGTTTCAGGTTGGGTTGAATACAAAGGGGCAAGCGTTGCTGTCAAAAGGAATCCGGAAGAGATCGCTGCAGCCGTTGCAAAAACCATCGAGACAGCAGATACTAGCGACCTTGAACTGGAACTCCGGACAACGGTAATCAGGGACTTCATCGGAAACGAAAAGGAAATTTCCCGGATAGCAGTCTGGATTTCGGAGCACGTCAAAAATAAAGAGGTCACATATGTGCTGCAGCAAGGAATTCCGGAACACAGCCTGGAGGAGAAACTCAGGAAAAACAGGGTTCTGGAGAGAGAAAAACTTCTTGAACTTGGAAAAATAGCAAAAGGATTCCTGGAAAAAGTAAGGATAAGGACAAGAGAAGAAGGGGAAGAAATTATCTGA
- the nrdD gene encoding anaerobic ribonucleoside-triphosphate reductase encodes MTGDILLHDDELSENQSGKKTLDRLSISPLPKNDQLSDNQPVQKTLDGLSVSALPKVRTTDGFMLNWDRNIIVNQLLKETKLSEIFYAKPAITKEEAVDIAKEAEKIIRKMNIKFLSGPLIREIVNNILLDRGRVEWRNIMTRVGASVYDAYEIDSGYGFGANDNANQLNNAETSHKRKADKMSKEQNLLLMPKELADLHLNGDFHIHDLEYMGTRPFCQDWDLRYFFYYGLMPDGVGTQSSVAKPAKNAEVAFLHAVKAMGSAQTNFAGGQGFYNFLTFIAPYLEGKSEVEIKQLMQMFVYEMMQMMCARGGQTVFSSVQLSPGVPKLWKNIPVVAMGKVWDGKHAPLRTYGEFEKEVRLGFKALMDVMLEGDAWGKPFSFPKPEISLEPDFMQEDESFNEAHPEIPTYKELYRLTFELAAKFGTPYFDNQLPEYRGAGEGISCYQCCAYQFSANPTDDKEFDDKLHFKDGKHFSMGSWMVLSLNCPRAAYRAEYDDEKLFTELKTLMNRCVEVFKIKRRWMNSLIKKNRIPFASQCPKDPNTGEKGSMAVDFESLVYTIGVVGINEMVQYHTGYQIHESPVAYKLAIRAMFEMKMHAQKLSKENDMEIALARTPAETTAQRFAVSDLLHWEYAEKAEFTIKGDLKSAKKEINETHDLPIYYTNGTHIPPGADVSLPERIKYEHTFFPIVDGGNIMHIWLGEGKPDPEGLQELAMHIAKNTQTGYFAFTRDMTVCIDEGYVAAGLLDKCPKCGSEHVQHLSRITGYLQSVEGWNRGKRQELKDRKRYGTRELR; translated from the coding sequence ATGACAGGCGATATTCTCTTACACGATGACGAATTATCTGAGAACCAGTCAGGGAAAAAAACACTTGACAGACTCTCAATCTCTCCCCTTCCTAAAAATGACCAGTTATCCGACAATCAGCCCGTGCAAAAGACACTTGACGGATTGTCTGTCTCCGCTCTCCCCAAGGTAAGGACAACAGACGGTTTCATGCTTAACTGGGACCGGAACATCATTGTGAACCAGCTTCTGAAAGAAACAAAACTGAGCGAAATATTTTACGCCAAACCTGCAATCACAAAAGAGGAAGCCGTTGATATTGCAAAAGAAGCGGAAAAAATCATCCGAAAGATGAACATCAAGTTTCTTTCAGGCCCCCTTATCCGGGAAATAGTAAACAATATCCTTCTTGACAGAGGGCGCGTGGAATGGAGAAACATAATGACAAGAGTCGGGGCATCTGTTTATGATGCTTACGAAATCGACTCCGGATACGGCTTTGGGGCAAACGATAATGCAAACCAGCTAAACAATGCCGAGACCTCCCACAAAAGAAAAGCCGACAAAATGTCCAAAGAGCAAAATCTCCTCCTGATGCCAAAAGAACTTGCAGACCTGCACCTGAACGGGGACTTTCATATCCATGACCTCGAATACATGGGCACAAGGCCTTTTTGCCAGGACTGGGACCTTCGCTACTTCTTTTATTACGGGCTCATGCCTGACGGCGTAGGAACCCAATCAAGCGTTGCAAAACCTGCAAAAAATGCCGAAGTAGCTTTCCTGCATGCAGTAAAGGCAATGGGTTCTGCCCAGACCAATTTCGCAGGCGGGCAGGGCTTTTATAACTTCCTGACCTTTATTGCGCCCTATCTTGAAGGCAAGTCCGAGGTCGAAATAAAGCAGCTCATGCAGATGTTCGTCTATGAAATGATGCAGATGATGTGTGCAAGAGGCGGACAGACTGTCTTTTCCTCAGTGCAGCTTTCCCCGGGGGTCCCGAAGCTCTGGAAAAACATTCCGGTTGTTGCTATGGGCAAAGTCTGGGACGGAAAACATGCCCCTCTCAGAACCTACGGAGAATTCGAAAAAGAGGTCCGTCTTGGGTTTAAGGCCCTTATGGACGTCATGCTTGAAGGAGACGCCTGGGGTAAACCTTTTAGCTTCCCAAAGCCCGAAATCTCTCTCGAACCCGACTTCATGCAAGAAGACGAGAGCTTTAACGAGGCTCACCCCGAAATTCCGACTTACAAAGAACTATACAGGTTGACCTTTGAACTGGCTGCCAAATTCGGAACTCCCTACTTTGACAACCAGCTTCCCGAATACAGGGGTGCAGGTGAAGGAATTTCATGCTACCAGTGCTGTGCCTACCAGTTCTCTGCAAACCCTACCGATGATAAAGAATTCGATGACAAGCTGCATTTCAAAGATGGAAAACACTTCTCTATGGGTTCGTGGATGGTTCTGTCCCTGAACTGCCCGAGAGCTGCGTACAGGGCTGAATACGATGATGAGAAACTTTTCACCGAACTCAAGACCCTGATGAACAGGTGTGTGGAAGTTTTCAAGATCAAGCGAAGATGGATGAACAGCCTGATCAAGAAAAACAGGATCCCCTTTGCATCCCAGTGTCCCAAGGACCCGAACACCGGAGAAAAAGGATCAATGGCTGTGGACTTCGAAAGCCTTGTGTATACCATAGGGGTCGTAGGGATCAATGAGATGGTCCAGTACCACACCGGCTACCAGATCCACGAATCTCCTGTTGCATATAAGCTTGCCATCAGAGCAATGTTTGAGATGAAAATGCATGCTCAGAAGCTCTCAAAGGAAAACGACATGGAGATTGCCCTTGCAAGGACGCCTGCAGAAACTACAGCCCAGCGCTTTGCAGTCTCAGATCTCCTGCACTGGGAATATGCCGAAAAAGCCGAATTCACAATTAAAGGGGACCTGAAAAGTGCAAAGAAAGAGATCAATGAGACCCATGACCTGCCCATTTACTATACCAACGGGACTCACATCCCGCCAGGCGCAGACGTGTCTCTTCCTGAAAGGATAAAGTATGAACACACTTTCTTCCCGATCGTAGACGGAGGAAATATCATGCATATCTGGCTTGGGGAAGGAAAACCGGACCCTGAAGGCCTTCAAGAACTTGCCATGCATATAGCAAAGAACACCCAGACAGGCTACTTTGCCTTCACCAGGGACATGACCGTATGCATCGACGAGGGATACGTAGCCGCCGGCCTGCTGGACAAATGCCCGAAATGCGGGTCCGAACATGTACAGCACCTTTCAAGGATCACAGGGTACCTCCAGTCCGTGGAAGGCTGGAACAGGGGTAAGCGCCAGGAACTCAAGGACAGGAAGCGCTACGGTACAAGGGAACTCAGATAA
- a CDS encoding glutaredoxin family protein, whose amino-acid sequence MAKIIVYTTERCPKCNKLKKYLEANSVPFEVADMSTPEALTELRFNGVFTVTAPVLQINSEFLTHDEIFRGEEVNPEKLRGIL is encoded by the coding sequence ATGGCAAAAATAATCGTCTATACAACTGAACGTTGCCCGAAGTGCAACAAATTAAAAAAATATCTTGAAGCAAATTCAGTACCCTTCGAAGTAGCAGATATGTCCACCCCGGAAGCTCTGACCGAACTACGTTTCAACGGAGTCTTCACAGTGACAGCGCCTGTATTACAGATCAATAGCGAATTCCTGACACACGACGAAATCTTCCGCGGGGAAGAAGTTAATCCGGAAAAACTCCGGGGAATTCTGTGA
- the radB gene encoding DNA repair and recombination protein RadB translates to MSHTSVKCKERCHTIERLLSSGCKPLDELLGGGFERGIVTQVFGAAGTGKTNICIQLAVECVKQGQKVIFIDTEGLSPVRFKQIAGENAKEIAGSIIIYEPLSFEEQYSAVREVERIAGENVGLVILDSATSYYRFELEDEDTGIKSRRELANQIGFLHALARKYGFAAVITNQVYSDVVGGGVRPLGGSSLEHISKTILRLEKTGEGKRRAVLYKHRSRPEGSSAEFTITAEGIR, encoded by the coding sequence ATCTCTCATACCTCTGTCAAGTGCAAAGAGAGGTGTCACACCATAGAGAGACTATTATCTTCCGGTTGTAAACCACTTGATGAGCTCCTGGGAGGAGGTTTCGAGCGAGGGATTGTAACTCAGGTCTTCGGAGCCGCAGGGACCGGAAAAACAAATATCTGCATTCAGCTTGCAGTGGAATGTGTAAAGCAGGGGCAAAAAGTCATTTTCATCGATACTGAAGGGCTTTCTCCTGTTCGTTTCAAGCAGATTGCAGGGGAAAATGCAAAGGAAATAGCTGGGAGCATAATTATCTACGAACCTCTGAGTTTTGAAGAGCAGTATTCAGCCGTAAGAGAGGTGGAAAGGATAGCAGGTGAGAACGTAGGACTTGTGATTCTGGATTCTGCCACCTCATACTACAGGTTTGAACTCGAAGATGAGGATACCGGCATAAAAAGCCGCAGAGAGCTTGCTAACCAGATAGGGTTCTTACATGCCCTTGCGCGCAAATACGGCTTTGCCGCAGTTATAACAAATCAGGTCTATTCTGATGTCGTTGGAGGGGGGGTGCGCCCACTGGGGGGCAGTTCCCTGGAACATATCTCAAAAACAATCCTCAGGCTCGAAAAAACAGGTGAAGGGAAAAGGCGCGCTGTCCTTTACAAACACCGATCCCGTCCTGAAGGCTCAAGTGCGGAATTTACAATTACAGCAGAAGGAATTCGTTAA
- a CDS encoding inositol-3-phosphate synthase gives MTKIKIAIAGIGNCASSLIQGIEYYKTDDKDPIGLMHRDIGGYRPGDIKVVAAFDIDARKVGKDVSEAIFAPPNCTAVFCPDIPLTGVKVKMGRVLDGVSDHMKNYGENYTFVVSKEPEATKADIVKELRNSGAEMLLNYLPVGSEEAVRFYAECALEAGVALINNMPVFIASNPEWAKRFEEKNIPIIGDDIKAQLGATITHRVLADLFEKRGVKLERTYQLNTGGNTDFLNMLNRNRLASKRESKTEAVQSVLSHKLADENIHIGPSDYVAWQKDNKVCFLRMEGKLFGDVPMNLEMRLSVEDSPNSGGVVIDAIRCCKLALDRGIGGVLYSPASYFMKHPAIQYPDDVAYCRTEEFIAGTRER, from the coding sequence ATGACAAAAATAAAAATAGCAATCGCAGGAATCGGGAACTGTGCAAGCTCTTTGATACAGGGCATCGAGTACTATAAAACCGATGATAAAGATCCCATAGGACTTATGCACAGGGACATTGGGGGATACAGGCCCGGAGATATCAAAGTTGTTGCTGCCTTCGATATTGATGCCAGGAAGGTGGGGAAAGATGTATCCGAAGCTATTTTTGCTCCTCCAAACTGCACTGCGGTTTTTTGTCCTGATATCCCCCTCACAGGCGTGAAGGTTAAGATGGGAAGAGTTCTTGATGGGGTCTCTGACCACATGAAGAATTATGGAGAAAATTACACATTTGTTGTCAGCAAAGAGCCTGAAGCCACAAAAGCCGATATTGTGAAAGAACTGAGGAATTCGGGCGCCGAAATGCTTCTTAATTACCTCCCTGTGGGGTCTGAAGAAGCTGTCCGTTTCTATGCCGAATGCGCCCTTGAAGCCGGGGTGGCTTTAATCAACAACATGCCTGTTTTCATTGCAAGCAATCCTGAATGGGCAAAACGGTTTGAAGAAAAGAATATTCCAATTATAGGTGATGATATCAAAGCCCAGCTTGGAGCAACAATCACTCACAGAGTCCTTGCAGACCTTTTTGAAAAACGCGGTGTAAAACTCGAAAGGACATACCAGCTGAACACGGGCGGAAACACCGATTTCCTCAATATGCTCAACAGGAACAGGCTTGCCTCAAAGCGTGAATCCAAGACCGAAGCCGTCCAGTCCGTGCTCTCGCATAAGCTTGCAGATGAAAATATCCACATCGGACCGAGTGACTATGTTGCCTGGCAGAAAGACAACAAGGTCTGCTTCCTTAGAATGGAAGGCAAACTCTTTGGGGATGTGCCCATGAACCTTGAAATGAGGCTTTCGGTAGAAGATTCCCCTAACTCCGGGGGAGTAGTTATTGATGCCATTCGCTGCTGCAAGCTTGCTCTTGACCGTGGAATAGGAGGAGTTCTGTATTCTCCAGCTTCCTACTTCATGAAACATCCGGCTATCCAGTATCCTGATGATGTGGCATATTGCAGGACTGAAGAGTTTATAGCTGGCACCCGGGAACGTTAA
- a CDS encoding S-methyl-5-thioribose-1-phosphate isomerase — MRTIDWNEESNSVVLVDQTLLPQEYKVIECKTLSSLCEAIKSLRIRGAPALGAAGGFGIALAASLSGAKDLESMTRDLKVAAKALKSTRSTAVNLGWGVDRVLNAISDAFDVQGARDIALQEARDIAEEDIATNKLIGKYGTKFLKDGDSVLTHCNAGRLACVDWGTALGVVRSAIEEGKEIKVIACETRPLNQGSRITTWELMQDKIPVTLIADSMAGWAMHQGLVDSVLVGADRITQDVVFNKIGTYTHSILAKEHEIPFYVAAPISTFDFKGWEGSVKIEMRDPDELRFSGCQQLAPKDVEVYNPAFDATPMENVTAIITDKGVFYPPFLLDEVLV; from the coding sequence ATGAGGACAATTGACTGGAATGAAGAGTCCAATTCTGTGGTACTGGTAGACCAGACCTTACTCCCGCAGGAATACAAAGTAATAGAATGCAAAACCCTGAGTTCGCTCTGTGAAGCTATAAAATCTCTCCGGATCAGGGGCGCACCTGCGCTTGGCGCTGCAGGAGGTTTTGGAATTGCCCTGGCAGCTTCCCTCAGCGGGGCAAAAGATCTAGAATCAATGACAAGAGACCTCAAGGTTGCGGCAAAAGCCCTTAAATCGACCCGCTCTACAGCCGTAAACCTGGGCTGGGGTGTGGACAGGGTTTTAAATGCAATTTCTGATGCCTTCGATGTCCAGGGAGCCAGGGATATTGCCCTTCAGGAAGCTAGGGACATTGCGGAAGAGGATATAGCAACAAATAAGCTGATAGGTAAGTACGGGACAAAATTCCTGAAAGACGGAGATTCCGTCCTTACTCACTGCAACGCGGGAAGGCTTGCCTGTGTTGACTGGGGTACGGCTCTCGGAGTTGTACGTTCGGCTATTGAAGAAGGCAAAGAGATCAAAGTTATTGCCTGCGAGACAAGGCCTTTGAACCAGGGAAGCAGGATCACTACCTGGGAACTCATGCAGGACAAAATCCCTGTAACCCTTATTGCAGATTCGATGGCTGGCTGGGCAATGCATCAGGGGCTTGTGGACAGTGTGCTCGTAGGAGCCGACCGGATTACCCAGGATGTTGTTTTTAACAAGATCGGAACCTATACACACTCGATCCTTGCAAAAGAGCATGAAATTCCCTTCTATGTGGCAGCTCCTATCTCTACTTTCGACTTCAAAGGCTGGGAAGGAAGTGTAAAAATTGAAATGCGTGATCCTGACGAGCTGCGGTTCTCAGGCTGCCAGCAGCTTGCCCCGAAAGATGTTGAGGTTTATAATCCCGCTTTTGACGCAACCCCCATGGAAAACGTGACTGCGATAATCACGGATAAAGGAGTATTTTATCCGCCTTTCCTGCTGGACGAGGTTCTTGTCTGA